Proteins from a genomic interval of Microbacterium phyllosphaerae:
- a CDS encoding GntR family transcriptional regulator, with product MAEAVYTQIADDLRARIAEGTLRPGDDVPTESELADRWHTSRGPIRNALAALRSEGLIETGRGRPARVVARKASQAVDMSVPFTRWARELGVTPGAQTQELSLRRAGDRAEMLGVAPDDTIVSVVRLRLLDGRPTMLERLFYTEAVGRRLFDVDPDEISITEYLGSVGHPIVGLQHQIDAVAADEQDAALLRVPQGTPILRLSRISRDADGHIFEASEDRYLSEVVRFTVAASGISTDGHYMRAVGG from the coding sequence GTGGCCGAAGCTGTATACACCCAGATCGCTGACGACCTGCGTGCCCGGATCGCGGAGGGCACTCTGCGCCCCGGCGATGACGTTCCCACGGAGTCGGAACTCGCCGACCGGTGGCACACCTCGCGTGGCCCGATCCGCAATGCGCTGGCCGCGCTGCGGAGTGAAGGCCTCATCGAGACGGGTCGCGGTCGTCCGGCTCGCGTCGTCGCCCGCAAGGCGAGTCAGGCCGTCGACATGTCGGTCCCGTTCACTCGCTGGGCCCGCGAACTCGGGGTCACGCCGGGTGCGCAGACCCAGGAACTGAGCCTGCGTCGCGCCGGCGATCGCGCCGAGATGCTCGGCGTCGCTCCCGACGACACGATCGTGAGCGTCGTGCGTCTGCGGCTGCTCGACGGCAGGCCGACGATGCTCGAGCGACTCTTCTACACGGAGGCCGTCGGACGACGACTGTTCGACGTGGACCCCGACGAGATCTCGATCACCGAGTACCTGGGCTCGGTCGGGCATCCGATCGTGGGACTGCAGCATCAGATCGACGCGGTCGCGGCGGACGAGCAGGATGCTGCGCTACTGCGCGTGCCGCAGGGGACGCCGATCCTTCGGTTGAGCAGGATCTCCAGAGACGCGGACGGGCACATCTTCGAAGCGTCGGAAGACCGGTACCTCAGCGAGGTCGTGCGCTTCACGGTCGCCGCATCCGGGATATCGACGGACGGCCACTACATGCGTGCGGTGGGCGGGTAG
- a CDS encoding sensor histidine kinase yields MALSLSSSDRSDVARLGKGEKLSTIERIAIVAVIGTIVIFDIVGLFLPPGLEPLAAVIGLASSAVLALYLWSPLIATYALAVVVALSFIPGIESQVLTVAAFAAGLIVRLGWTSLVLSYSGGFLLATALTAYTDTRVAVNIGIYLVVAVVSGAVGFALRMAFARGRTLEVQLAEKAEQERQAVLAERRWIAGELHDSIAHHLTVVSLHVQMLDDDRTSTESQEAIRIAARKAMTDLRFVIDLADDGPRSEGMPAGDLAASVDEAKQEFEAAGHPVLVKGDPTDERIPRAAEIIFARIMRESATNALKYAGPGEIEIRLDIDDEMAGLVVSSPLSVTPRRELSSSRTGIGRMAERVLGASGEFTAGEDDGRWVVTARLPIARSVATP; encoded by the coding sequence ATGGCTTTAAGTCTTTCGAGCAGTGACAGGTCTGATGTCGCGCGGCTCGGCAAGGGCGAGAAGCTGAGCACGATCGAACGGATCGCCATCGTGGCGGTCATCGGAACGATCGTGATCTTCGACATCGTCGGCCTGTTCCTCCCTCCGGGGTTGGAGCCGTTGGCTGCGGTGATTGGGCTCGCGTCATCCGCGGTTCTCGCCCTCTATCTCTGGTCGCCTCTCATCGCGACGTACGCGCTCGCCGTCGTCGTCGCACTCTCTTTCATCCCCGGCATCGAGTCCCAGGTGTTGACGGTCGCCGCATTCGCGGCGGGCCTCATCGTTCGACTGGGTTGGACCTCACTGGTCCTCTCGTATTCGGGTGGTTTCCTCCTCGCGACCGCACTGACGGCGTACACAGATACGCGCGTCGCGGTCAACATCGGCATCTACCTCGTCGTCGCCGTTGTGTCCGGAGCCGTCGGCTTCGCGCTACGCATGGCATTCGCCCGAGGACGCACGCTCGAAGTGCAGTTGGCTGAGAAGGCCGAGCAGGAACGCCAAGCAGTACTCGCCGAACGACGTTGGATCGCCGGCGAGCTGCACGACAGCATCGCTCACCACCTCACGGTGGTGTCGCTGCACGTGCAGATGCTCGACGACGACCGCACCAGTACCGAATCGCAGGAAGCGATCCGCATCGCCGCCCGCAAGGCGATGACCGATCTCCGCTTCGTGATCGATCTCGCCGACGACGGCCCCCGCTCCGAGGGCATGCCGGCAGGCGACCTCGCAGCGTCTGTCGACGAGGCCAAGCAGGAATTCGAGGCCGCCGGGCATCCGGTGCTCGTCAAGGGTGACCCCACGGACGAGCGCATCCCGCGCGCGGCCGAGATCATCTTCGCGCGAATCATGCGCGAGTCTGCGACGAACGCCCTCAAGTACGCCGGTCCGGGTGAGATCGAGATCCGACTCGACATCGACGACGAGATGGCGGGGCTGGTCGTCAGCAGCCCCCTCTCCGTGACTCCGCGTCGCGAGCTCTCCTCCAGTCGCACCGGCATCGGCCGCATGGCTGAGCGCGTGCTCGGAGCGAGCGGCGAGTTCACCGCCGGCGAGGACGATGGTCGATGGGTCGTGACCGCTCGTCTACCGATCGCGCGGTCCGTCGCGACCCCCTGA
- a CDS encoding phosphate/phosphite/phosphonate ABC transporter substrate-binding protein yields the protein MKLRALPVLAGAAILALGLAACSGTAEATGSAGADESSATSGFAVDENTLVFGVVPDSVDTETNYQPLMDYIAEITGKTVEYHESTDYAALIEAAVAGKVDVASFSGFTYVTATNNGAKLTPISSIVTEEGQEPGYYSQAIVPADSDISSIEDFKGKKVCFVDPSSTSGYLFPSYNLLEAGIDPKTDITPVFAGKHDVSVQKVGEGVECEVGFAEDSEVEKSDAVKVIDETMVPGAPLVYSSTLPDDVSKKLIDGLSEITIDDIIAAGIDSADTDAFRSVFYATKPVDDAYYDLIRDICKETEAEQCQG from the coding sequence ATGAAGCTCCGCGCTCTCCCCGTACTCGCCGGCGCCGCGATCCTCGCGCTCGGCCTCGCCGCCTGTTCCGGCACCGCCGAGGCAACCGGCAGTGCCGGTGCTGACGAGTCGTCCGCCACCAGCGGCTTCGCCGTCGACGAGAACACCCTCGTCTTCGGCGTCGTGCCCGACTCGGTCGACACCGAGACGAACTATCAGCCGCTCATGGACTACATCGCCGAGATCACCGGCAAGACCGTCGAGTACCACGAGTCCACCGACTACGCGGCTCTCATCGAGGCCGCCGTCGCCGGCAAGGTCGACGTCGCCTCGTTCTCGGGCTTCACCTACGTCACCGCGACGAACAACGGCGCGAAGCTCACGCCGATCTCGTCGATCGTGACCGAAGAGGGCCAGGAGCCCGGCTACTACTCCCAGGCGATCGTCCCCGCCGACAGCGACATCTCGAGCATCGAGGACTTCAAGGGCAAGAAGGTCTGCTTCGTCGACCCGTCGTCGACGTCGGGCTACCTCTTCCCGTCATACAACCTGCTCGAGGCGGGTATCGACCCCAAGACCGACATCACCCCCGTCTTCGCGGGCAAGCACGACGTGAGTGTGCAGAAGGTCGGCGAGGGAGTCGAGTGCGAGGTCGGCTTCGCCGAAGACTCCGAGGTCGAGAAGTCGGATGCCGTGAAGGTCATCGACGAGACCATGGTCCCGGGCGCTCCGCTCGTCTACTCCTCGACGCTTCCGGATGACGTCTCGAAGAAGCTCATCGACGGGCTCTCCGAGATCACGATCGACGACATCATCGCCGCCGGTATCGACAGCGCCGACACCGACGCCTTCCGCAGCGTCTTCTACGCCACGAAGCCGGTCGACGATGCGTACTACGACCTGATCCGCGACATCTGCAAGGAGACCGAAGCGGAGCAGTGCCAGGGCTGA
- a CDS encoding GNAT family N-acetyltransferase, giving the protein MAELRAIVMRPDLERLDRYDPVRVRQRFLDAFVPENTRVIVVDGEDVGLVAVRHENDGVWIEHFYLDPAVQGRGLGSAVLAKLLADGGQEHQFRLNVLQGSPARRLYERHGFALDTEDEVDVFMKAASPRN; this is encoded by the coding sequence ATGGCGGAACTGCGCGCGATCGTCATGCGCCCCGATCTCGAGCGGCTGGATCGATACGATCCGGTGCGCGTGCGGCAGCGGTTCCTCGATGCGTTCGTTCCCGAGAACACGCGTGTGATCGTCGTCGACGGAGAGGACGTCGGTCTCGTCGCGGTCCGGCATGAGAACGACGGAGTGTGGATCGAGCACTTCTATCTCGACCCCGCCGTGCAGGGGCGAGGGCTCGGGTCTGCGGTTCTCGCGAAGCTGCTCGCGGACGGCGGCCAGGAGCACCAGTTTCGGCTCAACGTGCTGCAGGGGAGCCCCGCGAGGCGCCTGTATGAGAGGCACGGGTTCGCCCTCGACACCGAGGACGAGGTCGATGTGTTCATGAAGGCGGCATCGCCGCGGAACTGA
- a CDS encoding response regulator, which produces MSQIRVVIVDDDPLVRSALSHFVSRDPEITVIAEAESGLEGIEVVERERPDVVMMDVQMPEMNGIEATAVISERWPEIKILAVTTLDGSDTVLPMLSAGASGYLLKDSSAASILEGVREVYSGASSLSPRIASLLIKHVRDTEPVASDGTLEVLTDREQEVLQRLAQGMSNAEIARTLIVSEGTVKAHLGRIMSKWHVRDRVQILVTAAHAGLVEFR; this is translated from the coding sequence ATGTCCCAAATCCGCGTTGTGATCGTCGATGACGATCCCCTGGTGCGCTCCGCGCTCTCTCACTTCGTCTCGCGAGACCCCGAGATCACGGTGATCGCCGAAGCCGAGTCGGGGCTGGAGGGCATCGAGGTCGTCGAACGCGAGCGCCCTGACGTGGTCATGATGGACGTGCAGATGCCCGAGATGAACGGCATCGAGGCGACGGCCGTGATCAGCGAGCGCTGGCCCGAGATCAAGATCCTCGCGGTCACGACTCTCGACGGCAGTGACACCGTGCTTCCGATGCTCAGCGCCGGCGCGTCGGGCTACCTGCTGAAGGACTCGAGCGCAGCGAGCATCCTCGAGGGCGTCCGCGAGGTGTACAGCGGTGCGAGCTCGCTTTCGCCGCGGATCGCTTCGCTGCTGATCAAGCACGTGCGTGACACCGAACCTGTGGCGAGCGACGGCACTCTCGAGGTGCTCACCGATCGCGAGCAGGAAGTCTTGCAGCGTCTCGCACAGGGCATGTCGAACGCGGAGATCGCGCGGACGCTCATCGTCTCGGAGGGGACGGTGAAGGCCCATCTGGGACGCATCATGTCGAAGTGGCATGTGCGCGACCGTGTGCAGATCCTCGTCACCGCAGCGCACGCCGGACTGGTCGAGTTCCGCTGA
- a CDS encoding EamA family transporter — MSALAFALVFAAAITHAAWNVIAHGVSRAGMPFLWWGAVGGTAVWIGVIPFTGGLGTDDVQGFLLGVGVSAVLHVVYMAVLQRGYREGNLSTVYATARGTGPFLSVIIAVVLLGESPSALALVGVGAIILGVVAIGVVDRGRSAGSRRGIDPGLLFGLLTGVAIAIYTIWDANAVRTWNLSPVAFMVGTMLLEIPFYSIGVRGRWAAVRTLGRTQWRRIAAFSILSPLSYILVLTAIQIAPVALVAPLREVSVVLVSLFGVFALKESRPGWRIAASAVVAVGIVLLAL, encoded by the coding sequence ATGTCCGCTCTCGCCTTCGCTCTCGTCTTCGCCGCCGCGATCACCCACGCCGCGTGGAACGTCATCGCCCATGGCGTGAGCAGGGCAGGGATGCCGTTCCTGTGGTGGGGTGCGGTCGGCGGCACGGCCGTGTGGATCGGAGTCATCCCGTTCACCGGGGGACTCGGCACCGACGACGTGCAGGGGTTCCTGCTGGGGGTCGGCGTCTCTGCTGTGCTGCATGTGGTCTACATGGCGGTGCTTCAGCGCGGATACCGGGAGGGCAACCTCTCGACGGTCTATGCGACGGCGAGGGGAACCGGACCCTTCCTGTCGGTCATCATCGCCGTCGTGCTGCTGGGGGAGAGTCCGTCGGCTCTCGCGCTCGTCGGCGTCGGCGCGATCATCCTCGGAGTCGTCGCGATCGGCGTCGTCGACCGAGGTCGCTCAGCAGGCTCGCGACGGGGCATCGATCCGGGGCTTCTGTTCGGCCTGCTCACCGGCGTGGCAATCGCGATCTACACGATCTGGGACGCGAACGCCGTGCGCACCTGGAACCTGTCGCCCGTCGCGTTCATGGTCGGCACGATGCTGCTCGAGATCCCGTTCTACTCGATCGGCGTGCGAGGTCGGTGGGCCGCCGTACGCACTCTCGGACGCACGCAGTGGCGCCGGATCGCGGCATTCAGCATCCTGTCGCCGCTGTCGTACATCCTCGTGCTCACAGCCATCCAGATCGCGCCCGTCGCCCTCGTCGCGCCGCTGCGCGAGGTCAGCGTCGTGCTGGTCTCACTGTTCGGCGTCTTCGCGCTGAAGGAGAGCAGGCCGGGATGGCGGATCGCCGCCTCCGCTGTGGTCGCGGTCGGCATCGTGCTGCTCGCGTTGTGA
- a CDS encoding HNH endonuclease signature motif containing protein, whose translation MLSDDALAGLTDAQRITVLQGAGAAFRRVEAVIVETVATGDAGDFPHVAGCRGLNELLQRMLRVDVRGASRVDRVVDLVRRPVSLAGERMPARWAELRLALLDGVVGVAGFVAATGPIERVWDRLTIDQRLAADVALAGCARGHGLAADVDDGPDADADADADVEDGESGPAPTVQDLKALAEDLASMFDPDGEEPKDEDARRRRGITIGRLKDGMHAIRGYLTPDAAAQLQLILDAILNPKGDGPPMPGVRFAPSGGVDADTDFDADAHSDAGTDDGANAGADFGAGAGAGAGAGAGADFGAGAGAGAGAGAGAGAGAGAGDDGEGSDPFNSDPRCVLDDRTAAQKRHDALAMALAIAARHKDTPTLGGSSPVLVVNVDARDLAVYSGGAASAAFGGNAYGASRNRGNGGWGTIPGSGAHVPVSVAAQVACSGVIQRVLFDEGRIIGITTTDRVFTVHQRRAIVARDKECLIPGCHVPASWCEIHHVTEHARGGPTHTDNGVPLCWWHHRSLGSSGWEIRMNDGVPQVRGPRWWDPEQRWRTPRLSLPKTPVRSMALARTG comes from the coding sequence GTGCTGTCCGACGACGCGCTCGCGGGGCTGACCGATGCGCAGCGGATCACGGTGTTGCAGGGTGCGGGGGCGGCGTTCCGGCGGGTCGAGGCGGTGATCGTGGAGACCGTCGCGACGGGGGATGCGGGGGATTTTCCGCATGTGGCGGGGTGTCGGGGTCTGAATGAGTTGTTGCAGCGGATGCTGCGGGTGGATGTGCGGGGTGCGTCGCGGGTCGACAGGGTCGTCGATCTGGTGCGGCGTCCGGTGAGTTTGGCGGGGGAGCGGATGCCGGCCCGGTGGGCGGAGTTGCGGCTCGCGTTGCTGGACGGGGTGGTCGGGGTGGCCGGGTTTGTGGCGGCGACGGGTCCGATCGAGAGAGTGTGGGATCGACTCACGATCGATCAACGGTTGGCGGCGGACGTCGCGTTGGCGGGGTGTGCCCGGGGTCACGGCCTCGCGGCCGACGTGGATGATGGTCCGGACGCGGACGCGGACGCGGACGCGGATGTTGAGGACGGGGAATCGGGTCCGGCGCCGACGGTGCAGGACTTGAAGGCTCTCGCGGAGGATCTCGCGTCGATGTTCGACCCTGACGGGGAAGAACCCAAAGATGAAGACGCGCGTCGTCGGCGGGGGATCACGATCGGCCGGTTGAAAGACGGCATGCATGCGATCCGGGGGTACCTGACCCCGGACGCGGCCGCACAGCTGCAACTCATCCTGGACGCGATCCTCAACCCGAAAGGCGATGGCCCACCGATGCCGGGCGTGCGCTTCGCCCCGAGCGGCGGTGTTGATGCCGATACGGACTTCGATGCGGATGCGCACTCTGACGCGGGCACGGACGATGGCGCGAATGCGGGCGCGGACTTTGGCGCTGGTGCTGGTGCTGGTGCTGGTGCTGGTGCTGGTGCCGACTTTGGTGCGGGTGCGGGTGCGGGTGCGGGTGCGGGTGCGGGTGCAGGTGCAGGTGCAGGTGCAGGTGACGACGGCGAGGGTTCTGATCCGTTCAACTCTGACCCGCGCTGCGTGCTCGATGACCGCACCGCGGCGCAGAAACGTCACGACGCTCTCGCCATGGCTCTCGCGATCGCCGCCCGCCACAAAGACACGCCCACTCTCGGTGGGTCGTCACCGGTTCTGGTCGTGAACGTCGATGCACGAGATCTTGCCGTCTATTCCGGGGGTGCCGCCAGTGCCGCTTTCGGAGGCAACGCATACGGAGCGAGCCGCAATCGCGGCAATGGCGGGTGGGGGACGATCCCCGGATCCGGCGCGCATGTCCCCGTGTCGGTCGCCGCGCAGGTCGCATGCAGCGGGGTGATCCAACGGGTGCTGTTCGATGAGGGGCGGATCATCGGGATCACGACCACCGACCGGGTGTTCACCGTGCACCAACGCCGCGCGATCGTCGCTCGTGACAAGGAGTGTCTGATCCCCGGGTGTCATGTGCCGGCGTCGTGGTGTGAGATCCACCACGTCACCGAACACGCGCGGGGCGGGCCCACCCATACGGATAACGGCGTGCCGTTGTGCTGGTGGCATCACCGAAGTCTCGGTTCCTCCGGGTGGGAGATCCGGATGAATGATGGTGTCCCGCAGGTGCGGGGTCCGAGATGGTGGGACCCCGAACAGCGGTGGCGCACCCCGCGACTCAGCCTCCCGAAGACGCCCGTCCGCTCGATGGCGCTTGCCCGCACCGGCTGA